A portion of the Bactrocera neohumeralis isolate Rockhampton chromosome 2, APGP_CSIRO_Bneo_wtdbg2-racon-allhic-juicebox.fasta_v2, whole genome shotgun sequence genome contains these proteins:
- the LOC126751149 gene encoding RNA polymerase II elongation factor Ell-like: protein MEDLFEFLTQSAFQEIIEHNQTANTKHVPKAHSAHGKLRDISSRNLRECVIHLLALKPLNKLELNERLQKDGIRKPEESLIGNVLAEVAQLRNDEYSLKHCMWNKVKTNWSYYTEQERQQLELRKTQSLLSPTGLDEDTSTPISPTRISASLPIQEKAVIEICGKRPCLEYDEPQIKKKRRSSNNIHSQLNIKNTTNKSTSNGTQPDHKQIPHKEPVILLPSKGASNNTAKRSPHQEPTRQKIHKESVPEIDYKTQKKSLEPVIIPVLQTTTTEHPVIEKKLIPSYDFSLYSTVESIEQRSEYKCDFERIYEEYFRLRRRVEEVRYIFRVLPEQLKNVPEGSSEYQRISNRIFAEFERLNSKEEIEVKRRFDYLEAKLIHIQQRVDDFDQKLAKESAAQAALAAYSQR from the exons atggaagaTTTATTCGAGTTCCTAACTCAATCCGCATTTCAAGAAATCATCGAACATAACCAGACTGCGAACACCAAACATGTTCCGAAAGCTCATTCAGCGCATGGAAAGTTACGCGATATATCCAGTCGTAACTTACGCGAATGCGTTATCCACCTGTTGGCACTAAAGCCGCTCAATAAGCTTGAACTGAATGAGCGTCTACAAAAAGATGGCATACGTAAGCCTGAAGAATCTTTAATTGGAAATGTTCTGGCGGAAGTCGCTCAACTACGCAACGACGAGTACAGTTTGAAGCACTGTATGTGGAACAAAGTGAAAACAAATTGGTCTTATTACACGGAACAGGAACGGCAGCAGTTGGAGTTGCGGAAAACACAGAGTCTTTTAAGTCCAACCGGCTTAGACGAAGATACCTCAACTCCGATCTCTCCTACAAGAATTAGCGCCTCTCTACCGATTCAGGAAAAAGCTGTCATCGAAATCTGTGGAAAGCGTCCGTGTTTGGAGTACGACGAGCCGCAGATTAAGAAAAAACGACGCAGTAGCAACAACATCCATTCTCAGCTAAATATTAAGAACACTACCAACAAAAGTACATCCAACGGAACACAACCGGATCACAAGCAGATCCCACACAAGGAACCAGTTATTCTACTACCCTCCAAAGGAGCTAGTAATAATACCGCTAAGAGGAGCCCACACCAAGAACCAACTCGGCAGAAAATCCACAAA GAGTCAGTTCCAGAGATTGATTATAAAACTCAGAAGAAGAGTTTGGAACCAGTCATCATACCAGTTCTccaaacaacaactacagagCATCctgttattgaaaaaaagttaatccCAAGCTACGACTTTAGTCTTTACTCGACTGTCGAAAGCATTGAACAGCGAAGTGAGTACAAATGCGATTTTGAGCGCATTTACGAAGAATACTTTCGACTACGACGGCGTGTCGAAGAAGTGCGTTATATTTTCCGTGTACTTCCTGAACAGTTGAAAAATGTGCCCGAAGGATCTTCGGAATATCAGCGTATCTCGAACCGAATTTTCGCTGAATTCGAGCGACTCAATTCTAAGGAAGAGATTGAGGTCAAGCGACGTTTTGACTATTTGGAGGCGAAGTTGATCCATATCCAACAGCGTGTAGATGATTTTGACCAGAAGCTGGCGAAGGAAAGTGCAGCGCAGGCTGCGCTGGCCGCATACTCACAAAGAtag